A part of Thermocrinis albus DSM 14484 genomic DNA contains:
- a CDS encoding energy transducer TonB, with the protein MKDAHLLEGGLYISVSFFLNLIMLTLLALYLLPVVPEQVSTPINLFLKEVPTETPPVAHKIIKGSSKAATGNPSKVQPKKEVSVLAEIEAKLRNQNPSPVSNVSEKTQVVSTSVGNITASLSGGVPHLTGGNRGVVYLPPFPKLSSEELPSTMQVKIWIDSSGRVVKVQILRRSGVPHIDRRIVEFVYGIKFEKIDADVVQTGLLTFHFRGD; encoded by the coding sequence GGAGGGCTTTACATAAGTGTATCCTTCTTTCTAAACCTTATTATGTTAACACTCTTAGCCCTGTACCTTTTACCGGTAGTACCTGAGCAGGTATCTACACCCATAAACCTCTTTTTGAAGGAGGTCCCTACAGAAACACCACCTGTGGCCCACAAGATCATAAAAGGATCCTCTAAGGCAGCTACCGGCAACCCTTCTAAAGTACAGCCCAAGAAAGAGGTTTCTGTACTTGCCGAGATAGAAGCTAAGCTGAGGAATCAAAATCCATCTCCTGTATCCAACGTTTCAGAAAAGACTCAGGTAGTATCCACCAGTGTAGGTAACATAACCGCCAGTCTGTCCGGGGGTGTGCCCCATCTTACCGGTGGTAACAGAGGAGTGGTTTACCTACCTCCCTTCCCCAAACTTTCTTCGGAGGAACTCCCTTCCACCATGCAGGTGAAGATATGGATAGACTCTTCAGGAAGGGTGGTGAAGGTGCAGATCCTTAGGAGAAGTGGTGTGCCCCACATAGACAGGCGGATAGTGGAGTTTGTTTACGGTATCAAGTTTGAAAAGATTGATGCCGATGTGGTTCAGACAGGCCTTTTAACTTTTCACTTCAGGGGGGATTAG